In one window of Nitrospira sp. DNA:
- a CDS encoding DUF2231 domain-containing protein, with protein MHPIHPMLVHFPIALLSATVFFDVLAQRWRREECRIASLYTLILGLAGALAAVASGAMAEEAVEHSGVPEQVLELHESLGFATFWIFAGLLGLRAAIWLEWVQERPLVSLALGVTGVAVLLVASYFGGSLVYEYGAGVMVPR; from the coding sequence ATGCATCCCATTCATCCGATGCTGGTCCATTTCCCCATCGCACTGTTGTCGGCCACGGTATTTTTCGATGTGCTGGCGCAACGATGGCGGCGGGAGGAGTGCCGGATCGCCAGCCTGTACACACTGATATTGGGATTGGCTGGCGCGCTCGCCGCAGTCGCCAGTGGCGCCATGGCGGAGGAGGCGGTGGAGCATAGCGGGGTGCCCGAGCAGGTGCTTGAGCTGCATGAATCGTTGGGGTTCGCCACGTTCTGGATCTTTGCCGGATTGCTGGGGCTGCGGGCCGCCATCTGGCTTGAGTGGGTGCAGGAACGCCCGCTCGTTTCCCTGGCGCTCGGGGTGACCGGTGTTGCGGTGCTGCTCGTGGCCAGCTACTTCGGCGGCAGTCTTGTCTATGAATATGGCGCCGGGGTGATGGTTCCAAGGTAG